One genomic window of Medicago truncatula cultivar Jemalong A17 chromosome 1, MtrunA17r5.0-ANR, whole genome shotgun sequence includes the following:
- the LOC25481972 gene encoding F-box only protein 13, translated as MEHRLKRKSPENGFNSFSLDDLNEDVFEKVLSWLPTSSFFRLTSVCKRWKSAADSASFKLACSHIPTRDPWFFMVAPDLNQSVIFDLAENSWKRLNHPNLLLEDSNKSCIPVAASNGLVCYRTSSGNFIVSNPVTGSSTELPPLNFTSENQSLNAVVMSTTSFNGQISYKIVLVFGELPNLSFKVYNSSSACWEDENALGRKVDDSSADCDSTDDNVVYFLSKAGNVVASSMQRSPTKQYSSVITNQDGQEVVYFLSSSGTVVACNLTCTCFFEYPRLLPVFCEYSIDIVECNGEMIVVLLSEFLETTSLRVWRFDETNRCWQQIAAMPAAMSHEWYGKKPDINCVGAGSRIFICLNSPELCTYVLCDLVTNNWVELPKCHINGEVMEFMSAFSFEPRIEASV; from the coding sequence ATGGAGCATAGATTGAAAAGAAAGTCTCCAGAGAATGGATTCAACAGTTTTTCACTGGATGATCTGAATGAAGATGTCTTTGAAAAGGTACTTTCGTGGTTACCGACTTCCAGTTTCTTTCGCCTTACTTCGGTGTGCAAGAGATGGAAATCAGCTGCTGATTCTGCGAGTTTCAAGCTTGCTTGCTCACACATCCCCACAAGGGATCCTTGGTTTTTCATGGTTGCTCCCGATCTCAACCAATCTGTAATTTTTGACTTGGCTGAAAACAGTTGGAAAAGACTCAATCATCCGAATCTTCTGCTCGAAGATTCCAACAAAAGTTGCATTCCTGTTGCAGCTTCTAATGGCCTGGTTTGCTACCGAACATCGTCGGGAAACTTCATTGTGTCCAATCCTGTGACCGGATCTTCTACCGAACTCCCTCCATTGAATTTCACCTCAGAAAATCAATCTCTCAATGCTGTTGTTATGAGTACAACATCTTTCAATGGCCAAATATCCTACAAGATTGTATTAGTCTTCGGTGAACTTCCCAATCTTTCATTTAAAGTCTATAACTCAAGCTCTGCCTGTTGGGAAGACGAGAATGCTCTTGGGAGGAAGGTCGATGATAGTTCAGCGGATTGTGATTCAACCGATGACAATGTTGTGTACTTTCTGAGCAAGGCTGGAAATGTGGTAGCAAGTAGCATGCAGAGAAGTCCAACCAAGCAATATTCGTCGGTCATTACTAACCAAGACGGTCAAGAGGTAGTCTATTTTTTGAGTTCGTCTGGGACCGTTGTAGCTTGCAATTTGACCTGCACGTGTTTCTTTGAGTACCCTAGGCTATTGCCAGTTTTTTGCGAGTACTCTATCGATATTGTGGAGTGTAATGGTGAGATGATAGTTGTTTTGTTATCGGAATTCTTGGAAACTACAAGTCTTAGGGTGTGGAGATTCGATGAGACCAACCGATGCTGGCAACAGATTGCAGCAATGCCAGCAGCAATGTCTCATGAATGGTACGGAAAGAAGCCGGATATCAATTGTGTTGGTGCCGGTTCTCGGATTTTTATATGCTTGAACTCTCCTGAGCTATGTACTTATGTTCTGTGTGATTTGGTAACCAACAACTGGGTTGAATTGCCAAAATGTCACATTAATGGAGAAGTCATGGAGTTTATGTCGGCATTTTCTTTCGAGCCGAGGATAGAAGCTTCTGTTTGA